The sequence CGGTCAGATCAACGTCTGGTCTGGTAAGGGTCATGCCTGCCTCCATCGGTTGATAAGGGAATCTAGACGACGCGTCAACCACTCCCCTCTGCATTACCGTGATCCGGCATGACCGCCAGCAGAACCACATTCGCCTTCGTCGTGCTGGCGGCGGCCCTTGCGCTCGCCGGATGCGGCGACGACGAGCCCGCCGCCTCCGACCAGGCCACACAGTCAAGCGGGCCGCCTGCCGCGGGCACGCCCATCGATGCGTGCACGCTCGTCAGCGCCGCCGACATCACCAAACTGCTGGGCAAGCCCATCGAGGGCAAGTCAATCGGCGGTGGTCCCCAGACACCCGCCTGCACCTGGGAGAACCGCGACACCTACGAGTCGGTGACGGTGGAGATCGGCAACCCCGGCACGGCCGTCAACGGCACGCTGCCGCCGCCGGAGCCGGGCTTCCCCGAGGTCGGCACCCCTGGTCCGGACGGTATGCGGTTCCTCGCCAGCGGCATGGTCGAGTTTCCCGCTGCCAGCCGCTCGAACACCGTGCAGGTCGCGGTGCTGGCCCTGATGGGGGCCGACGCCGACAATGCGGCCGTCGACCTGGCTCACAAGATCGGCCCCCGGCTACCGCAATAGCCGAACTACAGTGACGGGCATGTCTGAATCCCAGCACACGATCGCGGGCACCGTACTCATCATGCCGGTCCGCGTCCGCAAGGCCGACGTGCACAGCGCGATGTTCA is a genomic window of Mycobacterium sp. ITM-2016-00318 containing:
- a CDS encoding DUF3558 family protein, whose protein sequence is MTASRTTFAFVVLAAALALAGCGDDEPAASDQATQSSGPPAAGTPIDACTLVSAADITKLLGKPIEGKSIGGGPQTPACTWENRDTYESVTVEIGNPGTAVNGTLPPPEPGFPEVGTPGPDGMRFLASGMVEFPAASRSNTVQVAVLALMGADADNAAVDLAHKIGPRLPQ